In Haemophilus parainfluenzae, one genomic interval encodes:
- a CDS encoding transferrin-binding protein-like solute binding protein → MKNNKFIKFSLTVACAAVLAACGSSGGSSNNDEAAQQAAAQQAAAQQAAAEKAAAEKAAAEKAAAAEALVAKTKDVGAKFVKKTQSNLNVGEGVETNSKSSVSPTDMTVELHPSLDTIVVAVPLNADGSVNTQAKQAYLEDFDFRGNTANTTGQHTLSHIYKTANGSTNVGAARNGGEASTKTDTKGNDTGLAYVYEEGRLNYTRKAEGKNVVDTKDARTDARLADSVAEVYGHRTFVDGDSEVKNIADGDTVLANAPFTAKDADGKYTAGSKLNYVQYGRVTSKLNAVQEADLKDGKDVAQYGTKVASFGGYGENGTEDNYFYRGVNSTPYSATLASDLKNIYFGSEAAAGKLHYQGHAVTYNLDKDYEDKSGLPNALGAEYALVSGTHVAADIDLASKNVTGNLYNRWTETNTQQQVKEHNVELANFTGTLANNGSISGSATKHDGAQGVLKASLYGAQAQELGGVISSNDTANNWGASFGAKVQNTPFVAPPVVTPAPVPAWGESTDANNAK, encoded by the coding sequence ATGAAAAACAACAAATTCATTAAATTTAGTTTAACAGTAGCGTGTGCGGCAGTATTAGCTGCATGTGGTTCTAGCGGTGGTAGCAGCAACAATGATGAAGCAGCTCAACAAGCAGCAGCTCAACAAGCAGCAGCTCAACAAGCAGCAGCAGAAAAAGCAGCAGCAGAAAAAGCAGCAGCAGAAAAAGCAGCAGCTGCAGAAGCATTAGTTGCAAAAACAAAAGATGTAGGTGCTAAATTTGTTAAGAAAACTCAATCTAACTTAAACGTTGGTGAAGGTGTAGAAACTAACAGCAAATCTTCTGTTTCTCCAACTGACATGACAGTTGAATTACACCCAAGCTTAGACACTATCGTTGTAGCGGTTCCATTAAACGCTGATGGTTCTGTGAACACTCAAGCAAAACAAGCTTACTTAGAAGATTTTGACTTCCGTGGTAACACAGCTAACACTACTGGTCAACACACATTAAGCCACATTTACAAAACAGCTAATGGTAGCACAAATGTAGGTGCGGCACGTAATGGCGGTGAAGCTTCAACTAAAACAGATACTAAAGGTAATGATACTGGTTTAGCATATGTTTATGAAGAAGGTCGTTTAAACTATACTCGTAAAGCTGAAGGTAAAAACGTAGTTGATACAAAAGATGCACGTACTGATGCTCGTTTAGCTGATTCTGTTGCTGAAGTGTATGGTCACAGAACTTTCGTTGATGGTGATTCTGAAGTGAAAAACATCGCTGATGGTGATACTGTATTAGCGAACGCACCATTCACAGCAAAAGATGCTGATGGTAAATACACTGCAGGTTCTAAATTGAACTATGTTCAATACGGCCGTGTAACCTCTAAATTAAACGCAGTACAAGAAGCAGATCTTAAAGATGGTAAAGATGTTGCTCAATATGGTACTAAAGTAGCAAGCTTCGGTGGCTACGGTGAAAACGGTACTGAAGATAACTACTTCTACCGTGGTGTAAACAGCACTCCATATAGCGCAACTTTAGCAAGCGATCTTAAAAATATTTACTTCGGTTCTGAAGCAGCAGCGGGTAAATTACACTACCAAGGTCACGCAGTTACTTACAACCTAGACAAAGACTATGAAGATAAATCAGGTCTTCCAAATGCTTTAGGTGCGGAATACGCATTAGTAAGTGGTACTCACGTTGCAGCTGACATTGATTTAGCAAGCAAAAATGTAACTGGTAACCTTTACAACAGATGGACAGAAACTAATACTCAACAACAAGTTAAAGAACACAATGTTGAGTTAGCTAACTTCACTGGTACATTAGCAAATAACGGTAGCATCTCTGGTAGCGCAACTAAACACGATGGTGCTCAAGGTGTGTTAAAAGCTAGCTTATACGGTGCACAAGCACAAGAGTTAGGTGGTGTGATTTCAAGTAATGACACTGCGAACAACTGGGGTGCATCATTCGGTGCTAAAGTACAAAATACTCCATTTGTTGCTCCACCTGTAGTTACTCCAGCTCCAGTTCCAGCTTGGGGTGAAAGTACAGATGCAAATAACGCAAAATAA